Proteins encoded together in one Paracidovorax wautersii window:
- a CDS encoding LysR family transcriptional regulator, with protein MKFENLSDLRVLVETARGGTLTAAARVLDVTPAAASAMLKRLEAQVGARLFERSTRAMRLTPQGQTLLDYAARALDLLEEGASQAQSESGALRGTIRVAAPSDLSRSVLLPWLDAFGREHGGVHIALSVSDRVQDVRRDAVDLALRYGDLADSQLAARPLATTHRVPCAAPQYLARHGTPQHPSELAQHRLISLHIAGRRETRWTFTRGADTVPLPVEAALSADDGAIAHDWALAGAGIAYKSALDIHAHLRTGALVALLPDWTGQRYALSAVLPSNRFVPARVRALVDHLAARFALLSAEAGSRRG; from the coding sequence ATGAAATTTGAAAATCTGTCGGATCTGCGCGTGCTGGTTGAAACGGCCCGCGGCGGCACGCTCACCGCTGCTGCCCGGGTGCTGGACGTCACGCCGGCTGCGGCCAGCGCCATGCTCAAGCGGCTGGAGGCGCAGGTCGGCGCGCGCCTGTTCGAGCGCTCCACCCGCGCCATGCGGCTCACGCCGCAGGGGCAGACGCTACTGGACTATGCCGCCCGGGCGCTGGACCTGCTGGAGGAGGGCGCCAGCCAGGCGCAGTCGGAGTCGGGCGCGCTGCGCGGCACCATCCGCGTGGCTGCGCCGTCCGATCTGTCGCGCAGCGTGTTGCTGCCGTGGCTCGACGCCTTCGGGCGAGAGCATGGCGGCGTGCACATCGCACTGTCGGTGAGCGACCGGGTCCAGGACGTGCGGCGCGACGCGGTGGATCTGGCGCTGCGCTATGGCGACCTGGCCGATTCGCAACTCGCGGCCCGCCCGCTTGCCACCACGCACCGCGTGCCGTGCGCCGCGCCGCAGTACCTGGCCCGCCACGGCACGCCGCAGCACCCTTCGGAGCTGGCGCAGCACCGCCTCATCAGCCTGCACATCGCCGGGCGGCGCGAGACGCGCTGGACTTTCACGCGCGGGGCCGACACCGTGCCCTTGCCCGTGGAGGCCGCGCTGAGCGCCGACGACGGCGCCATCGCGCACGACTGGGCGCTGGCGGGCGCTGGCATTGCCTACAAGTCGGCGCTGGACATCCACGCCCACCTGCGCACCGGTGCGCTGGTGGCCCTGCTGCCGGACTGGACCGGCCAGCGCTATGCGCTCAGCGCCGTTCTGCCCAGCAACCGCTTCGTGCCCGCCCGGGTGCGGGCGCTGGTCGATCACCTGGCGGCACGGTTCGCCCTGCTGTCGGCGGAGGCGGGCTCTCGACGGGGGTGA
- a CDS encoding MATE family efflux transporter → MPAAPTRDLTRGPIASTLLLFALPILAGNVLQSLNGSVNAFWVGRYLGEAALTATANANNILFLLIGAVFGVGMAATILIAQAMGARDLAQAQRVMGTSATFFGGTSVLIAAVGLPLSREILAWMGTPPDALPLAEAYLRTLFLAIPLLYLFAFVSAVLRGAGDTRTPFLFLLLVVVLDTALNPLLIFGAGPLPRMGIAGSGMATLLANAISFAALLAWLRYRRHPLWIGRAQWRLFLPQREILRALIAKGVPMGLQMVMISLAMLTMLSLVNAHGIATASAYGAALQLWTYVQMPAMAIGAACSSMAAQNVGAGHWDRVDGVARSGTLFNFALTGALIALLLLVDRWVLALFLPEGSAALAAARHLNHIAVWSFLFFGVTFVLSGVVRSTGAVVSPLVILGVALWGIRVPLAYGLQPWLGVDAIWWSFPASALCAMLMSMAYYRWGHWRQARMLAGDDNEEEAPLATPAEVGGLPPAPVCAQARAEPAAARQAHGPLGPAQRPA, encoded by the coding sequence ATGCCTGCAGCCCCCACACGCGACCTGACCCGCGGCCCCATCGCCTCCACCCTCCTGCTGTTCGCCCTGCCCATCCTGGCGGGCAACGTGCTGCAGTCGCTCAACGGCTCGGTGAACGCGTTCTGGGTGGGCCGCTACCTGGGCGAGGCCGCGCTCACCGCCACGGCCAATGCCAACAACATCCTGTTCCTGCTGATCGGTGCGGTCTTCGGCGTGGGCATGGCAGCCACCATCCTCATCGCGCAGGCCATGGGCGCGCGCGACCTGGCGCAGGCGCAGCGCGTGATGGGCACCAGCGCCACCTTCTTCGGCGGCACGTCGGTGCTGATCGCGGCCGTGGGCCTGCCGCTGTCGCGCGAGATCCTGGCGTGGATGGGCACACCGCCCGACGCCCTGCCGCTGGCCGAGGCCTATCTGCGCACGCTGTTCCTGGCCATCCCGCTGCTGTACCTCTTCGCGTTCGTCTCCGCCGTGCTCCGCGGCGCGGGGGACACGCGCACGCCCTTCCTCTTCCTGCTGCTGGTGGTGGTGCTCGACACGGCGCTCAACCCGCTGCTGATCTTCGGCGCGGGGCCGCTGCCGCGCATGGGCATCGCAGGTTCCGGCATGGCCACGCTGCTCGCCAATGCGATCAGCTTCGCGGCGCTGCTGGCGTGGCTGCGCTACCGGCGCCATCCGCTGTGGATCGGGCGGGCGCAGTGGCGGCTGTTCCTGCCGCAGCGCGAGATCCTGCGCGCACTCATCGCCAAGGGCGTGCCCATGGGCCTGCAGATGGTGATGATCTCGCTGGCCATGCTCACCATGCTGAGCCTGGTGAACGCGCACGGCATCGCCACGGCATCGGCCTACGGCGCCGCCCTGCAGCTGTGGACCTATGTGCAGATGCCGGCCATGGCGATCGGTGCCGCCTGCTCCTCCATGGCTGCGCAGAACGTGGGTGCGGGGCATTGGGACCGGGTGGACGGCGTCGCCCGCAGCGGCACGCTGTTCAACTTCGCGCTGACCGGCGCGCTCATCGCGCTCCTGCTGCTGGTGGACCGCTGGGTGCTGGCCCTGTTCCTGCCCGAGGGCAGCGCCGCCCTGGCCGCCGCCCGCCACCTGAACCACATCGCGGTGTGGTCCTTCCTGTTCTTCGGCGTGACCTTCGTGCTCTCGGGCGTGGTGCGCTCCACGGGCGCCGTGGTGTCCCCGCTGGTGATCCTGGGTGTGGCGCTGTGGGGCATTCGCGTGCCGCTGGCGTACGGCCTGCAGCCCTGGCTGGGCGTGGACGCGATCTGGTGGAGCTTTCCGGCCAGCGCGCTGTGCGCCATGCTGATGTCCATGGCCTACTACCGCTGGGGCCACTGGCGCCAGGCCCGCATGCTGGCGGGGGACGACAACGAAGAAGAGGCGCCGCTGGCGACCCCGGCGGAGGTGGGCGGCCTGCCGCCCGCGCCCGTTTGCGCCCAGGCGCGGGCCGAACCGGCGGCCGCACGGCAGGCGCATGGTCCTCTGGGGCCGGCGCAGCGCCCGGCCTGA
- a CDS encoding TonB-dependent siderophore receptor: MARPFFSHTAVVRAIATLGGSLLAASAWAQAVAPQGTPGAPATSLSTVTVKNARADGLRPETVEAGSFRGADIMDVPSTVNVVTREALDAQAASGVYDALRNTAGVARQQNGGDTWDQLVIRGIEVQNRTNYRLNGSLAIMHFAQVPMENKERVEVLKGASALYYGFTTPSGVVNFVTKRAGPVPVTSAGLSVDQYGSAVASADIGRRFGASQQYGLRINAAGGTLGSYLDGVGNGNRSLLAAAFDWRVNERLTLKADVEYERRRVTEQVGVQLPSAANGVITLPRSVDPKTLVGPSLATFATESTNAQVRADYALSDDWSLTLEAGRSQVERDRNLPIFRFANAASVATGAGNIQGNRQHLDATSDLLRAELFGTLKTGAFTHEVTLGATRTDFSQDPVYQSRFNIASQNLYNPRPIGAMTWTATALSTAGLETRDTGLYLIDRVALSAQWQLIAGLRHSSYRSDQGTDHYDVSETTPMLAAVYRPRDDLSVYASYAEGLEQGEAGPAGTANENQRLRPGVSKQKEIGVRWQAPGGTLWSAAVFDIEQPGYYTNAANVYVADGTKRYTGLELSAQGRLMPRLGWMASSQWLDPRFEDINATYNGKRPENAARRTASAFLSYDIPAVAGLSVNGGAYYTGRRPVNDLNQAYLGGNTLLAAGVRYVTRTLGQRTTWQLNVENLADKQYWAAGGTRLAAGAPRTFKLSAKVDL; the protein is encoded by the coding sequence ATGGCCCGTCCTTTCTTTTCCCATACTGCCGTCGTCCGCGCCATCGCCACGCTGGGCGGATCCCTGCTGGCCGCCTCCGCCTGGGCACAGGCGGTGGCGCCGCAAGGCACCCCAGGCGCACCGGCAACGTCACTGTCCACCGTCACTGTGAAGAATGCGCGGGCGGACGGCCTGCGGCCCGAGACGGTGGAGGCGGGCAGCTTCCGTGGCGCCGACATCATGGACGTGCCCTCGACCGTGAACGTGGTCACCCGCGAAGCCCTCGACGCCCAGGCCGCCTCGGGCGTGTACGACGCCCTGCGCAACACGGCGGGCGTGGCGCGCCAGCAGAACGGCGGCGACACCTGGGACCAGTTGGTGATCCGCGGCATCGAGGTGCAGAACCGCACCAACTACCGCCTCAACGGCTCGCTGGCAATCATGCATTTCGCCCAGGTGCCGATGGAGAACAAGGAACGGGTCGAAGTGCTCAAGGGCGCCTCGGCGCTGTACTACGGCTTCACCACGCCGTCGGGGGTGGTGAACTTCGTGACCAAGCGCGCCGGACCGGTGCCCGTCACGTCGGCGGGCCTGTCGGTGGACCAGTACGGCTCGGCCGTGGCATCCGCGGACATCGGCCGCCGCTTCGGCGCCAGCCAGCAGTATGGGCTGCGCATCAATGCGGCCGGCGGCACGCTGGGCTCCTATCTGGACGGCGTGGGCAACGGCAACCGCAGCCTGTTGGCGGCCGCCTTCGATTGGCGCGTCAACGAGCGGCTCACGCTGAAGGCCGATGTCGAGTACGAGCGCCGCCGCGTGACGGAACAGGTGGGCGTGCAGTTGCCGTCTGCCGCCAACGGCGTGATCACCTTGCCGCGCAGCGTCGATCCGAAGACGCTGGTCGGCCCCAGCTTGGCGACGTTCGCCACCGAGAGCACGAATGCCCAGGTGCGGGCCGACTACGCGCTCAGCGACGACTGGTCGCTGACGCTGGAGGCGGGCCGCTCGCAGGTCGAACGGGACCGCAACCTGCCGATCTTCCGCTTCGCCAATGCCGCCAGCGTGGCCACCGGTGCCGGCAACATCCAGGGCAACAGACAGCACCTGGACGCCACCTCCGACCTGCTGCGTGCAGAGCTGTTCGGCACGCTGAAGACCGGCGCTTTCACGCACGAAGTGACCTTGGGGGCGACCCGCACGGACTTTTCGCAGGACCCTGTCTACCAGAGCCGATTCAACATCGCGTCGCAGAATTTGTACAACCCCAGGCCCATCGGTGCGATGACCTGGACGGCTACGGCGCTGTCCACCGCAGGGCTGGAAACCCGTGACACGGGCCTGTACCTGATCGACCGCGTGGCGCTGTCCGCGCAGTGGCAGCTGATCGCCGGGCTGCGCCATTCCAGCTACCGCAGCGACCAGGGCACCGACCACTACGACGTGAGCGAGACCACGCCCATGCTCGCAGCGGTCTACCGCCCGCGCGACGATCTGTCCGTGTATGCGTCCTATGCCGAAGGGCTGGAGCAGGGCGAGGCAGGGCCGGCGGGCACGGCGAACGAGAACCAGCGCCTGCGTCCGGGCGTGAGCAAGCAAAAGGAAATCGGGGTGCGCTGGCAGGCGCCGGGCGGCACCCTGTGGTCCGCTGCGGTGTTCGATATCGAACAGCCGGGCTACTACACCAACGCCGCCAACGTCTACGTGGCCGACGGCACCAAGCGCTACACCGGTCTGGAATTGTCGGCCCAGGGCCGGCTCATGCCGCGGCTGGGTTGGATGGCATCGTCGCAGTGGCTGGACCCGCGCTTCGAGGACATCAACGCCACCTACAACGGCAAGCGGCCCGAGAACGCCGCTCGCCGCACGGCCAGCGCGTTCCTGAGCTACGACATTCCTGCCGTGGCCGGCCTGTCGGTCAACGGCGGGGCCTACTACACCGGCCGGCGCCCCGTGAACGACCTGAACCAGGCCTATCTGGGCGGCAACACCCTGCTGGCCGCGGGCGTGCGTTACGTCACGCGCACGCTGGGGCAGCGCACCACGTGGCAGCTCAACGTGGAAAACCTGGCCGACAAGCAGTACTGGGCCGCGGGCGGCACGCGCCTGGCCGCCGGTGCGCCGCGCACATTCAAGCTGTCGGCCAAGGTGGACCTGTAA
- a CDS encoding zinc-binding alcohol dehydrogenase family protein, with amino-acid sequence MKAVGYHAPLPIDHPDALLDLDLPAPTPRPHDLLVRVKAVAVNPVDTKVRKSAAPEPGTAKVLGWDAVGTVEALGTEVQGFAVGDRVYYAGSIDRPGTNAEMHAVDARIAAKAPATLSDAQAAALPLTSITAYEILFDRLKVARGEASQGQSLLVMGGAGGVGSVLIQLARQLTGLRVIATASRAETRQWCLDLGAHDVIDHHQPLAPQLAALGLPQIDMVASLTHTADYFAQYVECLKPQGQIALIDDMPTLDVVPLKRKSLSLHWELMFTRPLFSTPDMARQGELLAEVAALADAGRLRSTLAAELGAINAAHLRQAHALLESGKAIGKVVLEGF; translated from the coding sequence ATGAAAGCCGTTGGCTACCACGCCCCCCTTCCCATCGACCACCCAGACGCCCTGCTCGACCTGGACCTGCCCGCCCCCACGCCGCGGCCGCACGACCTGCTGGTGCGGGTGAAGGCGGTGGCGGTGAACCCGGTGGATACCAAGGTGCGCAAGAGCGCGGCGCCGGAACCGGGCACGGCCAAGGTACTGGGCTGGGACGCGGTGGGTACCGTCGAGGCGCTGGGCACCGAGGTGCAGGGCTTCGCCGTGGGCGACCGCGTGTACTACGCCGGCAGCATCGACCGCCCCGGCACCAATGCCGAGATGCATGCGGTGGATGCGCGCATTGCGGCCAAGGCGCCCGCCACGCTCAGCGACGCCCAGGCCGCCGCCCTGCCGCTGACCAGCATCACGGCCTACGAGATCCTGTTCGACCGCCTGAAGGTGGCCCGGGGCGAGGCCAGCCAAGGCCAGAGCCTGCTGGTGATGGGCGGCGCGGGCGGTGTCGGTTCGGTGCTGATCCAGCTGGCGCGCCAGCTCACCGGCCTGCGCGTGATCGCCACCGCCTCGCGGGCCGAAACGCGCCAGTGGTGCCTGGACCTGGGCGCGCACGACGTGATCGACCACCACCAGCCGCTGGCCCCGCAGCTCGCGGCGCTCGGCCTGCCGCAGATCGACATGGTGGCCAGCCTGACGCACACCGCCGACTACTTCGCGCAGTACGTCGAATGCCTCAAGCCCCAGGGCCAGATCGCGCTGATCGACGACATGCCCACGCTGGACGTGGTGCCCCTCAAGCGCAAGAGCCTGTCGCTGCACTGGGAGCTGATGTTCACCCGCCCGCTCTTCTCCACCCCCGACATGGCGCGCCAGGGCGAGCTGCTGGCCGAGGTGGCGGCGCTGGCCGATGCCGGGCGCCTGCGCAGCACCCTGGCGGCCGAGCTGGGCGCCATCAACGCGGCCCACCTGCGACAGGCCCACGCATTGCTGGAAAGCGGCAAGGCCATCGGCAAGGTGGTGCTGGAAGGCTTCTGA